In the genome of Drosophila subpulchrella strain 33 F10 #4 breed RU33 chromosome 2L, RU_Dsub_v1.1 Primary Assembly, whole genome shotgun sequence, one region contains:
- the LOC119546765 gene encoding ionotropic receptor 21a, whose protein sequence is MSRTWIIWVLLTTQWIASGGAYESDYQEKCISRRLINRYQLNEEIYGRRSCDLKNQKRQKRRVDPTFHGNPKPRRELLASKFHVNSYNFGQTNSLVGLVNKIAQEYLNKCPPVIYYDSFVEKSDGLILENLFKTIPITFYHGEINAGYEAKNARFTSHIDSNCKSYILFLSDPLMTRKILGAQTESRVVLVSRSTQWRLRDFLSSELSSNIVNLLVIGESLMADPMRERPYVLYTHKLYADGLGSNTPVVLTSWIKGALSRPHINLFPPKFQFGFAGHRFQISAANQPPFIFRIRTLDSSGMGQLRWDGVEFRLLSMISKRLNFSVDITETPTRAFTRGVVNAIQEQIVERAVDIGMSGIYITEERLRDSDMSVGHSRDCAAFITLASKALPKYRAIMGPFQWPVWVALICVYLGGIFPIVFTNRLTLSHLMGNWGEVENMFWYVFGMFTNAFTFTGKYSWSNTQKNSTRILIGAYWLFTIIITSCYTGSIIAFVTLPAFPDTVDSVLDLLGLFFRVGTLDNGGWETWFQNSTHIPTSRLYKKMEFVGTLEEGIGNVTQSFFWNYAFLGSKSQLEYLVQSNFSDENISRRSALHLSEECFALFQIGFLFPRESVYKRKIDSMILLAQQSGLIDKINNEVSWVMQRSSSGRLLQASSSNSLREIIQEERQLTTADTEGMFLLMALGYFLGASALVSEIVGGITNKCRQIIKRSRKSASSSWSSRHSSATCGAEKRTEAEQLAHDERKATRRDAAEDCQKMSFGMREFNLTRTTLRELYGSYGRPDQSNGQRAVDNPKLPSSPENLIYLEDEESREAIASLDRLDDFMTQMVGESDPQPHEFRPDELFGPNTEHGEVPENR, encoded by the exons ATGTCGAGGACTTGGATAATTTGGGTCTTGCTGACGACCCAATGGATTGCTAGTGGAGGGGCCTACGAATCTGATTATCAAGAAAAGTGTATTAGCAGACGGCTCATCAACCGTTATCAGTTGAACGAAGAAATATACGGACGAAGAAGCTGCGATCTTAAAAATCAAAAGCGTCAAAAACGACGTGTTGACCCCACATTTCATGGAAATCCTAAGCCACGAAGAGAGCTTTTGGCCAGTAAGTTCCATGTTAATTCGTACAACTTCGGTCAGACTAACTCTTTAGTGGGGCTGGTTAACAAAATTGCTCAAGAGTATCTAAATAAATGTCCACCGGTCATATATTATGATAGTTTTGTGGAAAAATCCGATGGACTGATTCTCGAGAATTTGTTTAAG ACTATCCCTATTACTTTCTACCATGGCGAAATTAACGCAGGCTACGAAGCAAAAAATGCTCGTTTTACAAGCCACATCGATAGCAATTGCAAAAGTTACATTTTGTTTCTTTCGGACCCACTTATGACGCGGAAGATTCTAGGTGCCCAAACGGAAAGTCGTGTGGTGCTTGTCTCAAGGTCGACACAATGGAGGCTTCGTGATTTTTTGTCATCAGAACTATCTTCAAACATAGTAAATTTATTAGTAATTGGAGAATCACTGATGGCTGACCCAATGCGC GAGCGCCCTTACGTTTTGTACACCCACAAACTTTACGCAGATGGTCTTGGCTCAAATACTCCCGTGGTGCTCACCAGCTGGATAAAGGGAGCTCTTTCGCGACCGCACATTAATCTTTTTCCACCGAAGTTCCAATTTGGTTTTGCCGGCCACAGGTTTCAAATTTCGGCCGCTAATCAGCCGCCTTTCATCTTTCGCATCCGCACTTTAGATTCCTCAGGAATGGGCCAGTTACGCTGGGACGGAGTAGAATTTCGACTACTGAGCATGATATCAAAACGTTTGAACTTTTCAGTAGATATCACTGAGACACCAACCCGGGCCTTTACGCGGGGAGTAGTGAACGCCATCCAGGAACAGATTGTTGAAAGGGCAGTAGACATTGGGATGTCCGGTATTTACATAACTGAGGAGAGACTCCGGGACTCCGACATGTCGGTAGGACACTCACGCGATTGTGCAGCCTTTATAACACTCGCCTCAAAGGCACTGCCCAAATACAGAGCCATCATGGGCCCGTTCCAGTGGCCCGTCTGGGTCGCTCTAATTTGTGTCTATCTTGGAGGAATATTTCCAATCGTCTTCACCAACCGTTTGACACTTAGCCATTTAATGGGTAACTGGGGTGAGGTAGAAAACATGTTTTGGTATGTGTTTGGTATGTTCACAAACGCTTTCACATTCACTGGAAAATACTCGTGGAGCAATACCCAGAAAAACTCCACACGAATCCTGATTGGAGCCTATTGGCTATTTACAATTATCATTACGTCCTGCTACACTGGTTCCATCATTGCATTCGTAACGTTGCCAGCGTTTCCCGACACCGTTGACTCTGTGCTGGACCTGCTGGGCTTGTTTTTTCGCGTGGGAACCCTGG ATAATGGCGGCTGGGAGACCTGGTTCCAAAACTCCACCCACATTCCTACGTCTAGGCTGTACAAGAAAATGGAGTTTGTCGGTACCCTAGAGGAGGGCATCGGCAACGTTACACAGAGCTTCTTTTGGAACTATGCCTTTTTGGGCTCAAAGTCTCAACTTGAATACCTGGTGCAGTCAAATTTTTCAGATGA AAATATATCGCGCAGATCGGCGCTCCATTTGAGTGAGGAGTGCTTTGCCCTCTTCCAAATAGGCTTTCTCTTTCCGCGAGAGTCCGTGTATAAGCGCAAGATCGACTCGATGATCCTGCTGGCCCAGCAAAGCGGTCTCATTGACAAAATCAATAACGAGGTAAGCTGGGTTATGCAGCGATCGTCGTCAGGACGCCTGTTGCAAGCCAGTTCATCAAATTCGCTGCGTGAAATAATCCAGGAGGAGCGCCAACTGACCACGGCGGACACAGAGGGCATGTTTTTGCTGATGGCGCTTGGATACTTCCTAGGTGCGTCGGCCCTGGTGTCCGAAATCGTGGGTGGCATAACCAACAAGTGTCGTCAAATAATCAAGCGATCTCGCAAGTCGGCCTCCAGCTCTTGGTCCTCCCGCCACAGCTCGGCGACATGTGGGGCGGAAAAACGCACGGAGGCCGAGCAATTGGCGCACGATGAACGAAAAGCCACCAGGCGCGACGCCGCTGAGGATTGCCAGAAGATGAGTTTCGGAATGCGAGAGTTTAATCTTACCCGCACAACCCTGCGTGAGCTGTACGGAAGCTATGGTAGACCAGATCAGAGCAATGGGCAGCGAGCCGTCGATAACCCGAAATTGCCTTCCAGCCCCgaaaacttaatttacttGGAAGACGAAGAGTCCCGTGAAGCTATCGCATCTCTGGATCGTTTAGACGACTTCATGACCCAGATGGTTGGCGAAAGTGATCCTCAGCCACATGAATTCAGACCCGACGAATTATTTGGACCCAATACAGAACATGGGGAAGTCCCTGAAAATCGATAA